A single Acidobacteriota bacterium DNA region contains:
- a CDS encoding peptidoglycan recognition family protein, which translates to MSRRVLTVLASLCLLCLSEWAPLVLAAGSLEISNRYSPRNQRRPRRPDTRYIVLHTTEGGERGSLRKIRSRGEAHYFVTLKGRVYRVIEKSKIAKHAGRSMWEGRSTLDNHSIGIEVVGYHDREINEAQYKALRELVRQLQSYYRIPDRNVLTHSMVAYGRPNRFHPYNHRGRKRCAMVFARHQVRAKLGLEEKPLKDLDVEEGRLAVADPELYRFLFAPAPAESRRAEAPPSHPNVITPGWTAWHIAREHYASADTVYVFPDGRRLAGNQIENWGRIPVGTQVLVDEREEPQGEFEGFLEVEEESISASEVAGQLARSETTIYFLPNGMVRTGREMAARTSTQQLLQDLPAGTRILTGYVYGGHVRSSRPPVKIAGMKWNYPSTFYRFPDGRILSGDEIDDGSIPSKTLVFYQH; encoded by the coding sequence TTGAGCAGGCGGGTCTTGACCGTCCTGGCGAGTCTTTGTCTGCTCTGCCTGAGCGAATGGGCGCCGCTGGTGCTGGCTGCCGGTTCGCTCGAAATCAGCAATCGCTATAGTCCCCGCAACCAACGGCGCCCGCGCCGCCCCGACACGCGCTACATCGTCCTGCACACGACTGAGGGCGGCGAGAGGGGGTCTTTGCGCAAGATCCGTAGCCGCGGCGAGGCTCATTATTTCGTCACCCTCAAGGGCAGAGTCTACCGGGTGATCGAAAAGAGCAAGATCGCCAAGCACGCCGGACGCAGCATGTGGGAGGGGCGCAGTACCCTCGACAACCACTCCATCGGAATCGAGGTTGTGGGATACCACGACCGTGAGATCAACGAGGCCCAGTACAAGGCCCTGCGCGAGCTGGTGCGCCAACTGCAGAGCTACTACCGCATCCCCGACCGCAACGTGTTGACTCATTCCATGGTCGCTTACGGGCGGCCCAACCGCTTCCATCCCTACAACCACCGCGGACGCAAGCGTTGCGCCATGGTTTTCGCCCGTCACCAAGTGAGAGCCAAACTGGGCTTAGAGGAAAAGCCACTCAAAGACCTTGACGTGGAAGAGGGCCGTTTGGCGGTGGCCGATCCCGAACTTTATCGTTTCTTGTTTGCGCCTGCCCCCGCCGAGTCTCGCCGGGCCGAGGCACCGCCCAGCCATCCCAACGTCATCACGCCCGGATGGACGGCTTGGCATATCGCCCGCGAACATTACGCCTCCGCCGATACCGTCTACGTTTTTCCCGACGGTCGGCGCCTGGCCGGCAACCAGATCGAGAACTGGGGACGCATTCCCGTGGGCACCCAGGTGCTGGTGGATGAGAGGGAGGAGCCTCAGGGCGAGTTCGAGGGATTCCTTGAAGTGGAGGAGGAATCGATCTCCGCCTCGGAAGTGGCGGGTCAACTGGCCCGCTCCGAGACCACCATCTACTTCTTGCCCAACGGAATGGTGCGGACGGGAAGGGAGATGGCGGCCCGCACCTCGACCCAGCAGTTGTTGCAGGACTTGCCGGCAGGGACGCGCATCCTCACCGGATATGTCTACGGAGGACATGTACGCAGCAGCCGTCCCCCGGTCAAGATCGCCGGAATGAAGTGGAATTATCCCTCCACCTTCTATCGTTTCCCCGACGGGCGAATACTCTCTGGAGACGAGATCGACGACGGCTCCATCCCCAGCAAGACCTTGGTCTTTTACCAGCACTAG
- a CDS encoding MetS family NSS transporter small subunit, protein MNSLSLLTMIVILSVVWGGFIFCLTLALRKERRKDRS, encoded by the coding sequence ATGAACAGCCTCTCCCTGCTCACCATGATCGTTATCCTGTCGGTCGTTTGGGGCGGATTCATCTTCTGCCTGACCCTGGCCCTGCGCAAGGAGCGCCGAAAGGACCGTTCGTGA
- a CDS encoding Crp/Fnr family transcriptional regulator: MKVELDFLRRVGLFAQLTDEELEQVGSYFREKRYKRNEIIFFEEDTGHYFYVVKKGRVKVSRLLPSGKEMILAFHEDGEYFGEMALVDGGTTPATVTAVVNTTIFSLGAVRFRQLLNENTKVNDALLKMLCSRCRDAWSQIEVLTFHNADSRIRTALYQLCQKKGEATANGKTRISLQLTHKELADITGISRETATRVLSHLQNEKLLSVESRHFLIADPDELVDALLLA, from the coding sequence ATGAAAGTCGAGCTGGATTTTCTAAGGCGTGTCGGCTTGTTTGCCCAACTGACCGACGAGGAACTGGAACAAGTCGGTTCCTATTTTCGGGAAAAGCGGTACAAGCGCAACGAGATCATCTTCTTCGAAGAGGATACCGGTCACTATTTCTATGTCGTCAAGAAAGGGCGGGTGAAGGTTTCGCGCCTGCTCCCCAGCGGCAAGGAGATGATTCTGGCCTTCCATGAGGACGGAGAGTACTTCGGCGAGATGGCTCTCGTGGACGGCGGAACCACGCCCGCTACGGTAACCGCGGTGGTCAACACCACCATCTTCTCACTGGGCGCCGTGCGCTTTCGACAACTCCTCAACGAAAACACCAAGGTCAACGACGCCCTCCTCAAGATGCTCTGTTCACGTTGCCGCGACGCCTGGTCGCAAATCGAGGTACTGACCTTCCACAATGCCGACTCGCGCATCAGGACGGCCCTTTATCAGCTCTGCCAGAAGAAGGGCGAAGCGACCGCCAACGGCAAGACCCGCATCAGCCTGCAGTTGACCCACAAGGAACTGGCCGATATTACCGGCATCTCCCGCGAAACCGCCACCCGGGTGCTCAGCCACCTGCAGAACGAAAAGCTGCTGAGCGTGGAATCCCGTCACTTCCTCATCGCCGACCCCGATGAACTGGTTGACGCCCTCTTGCTGGCCTAG
- the thiE gene encoding thiamine phosphate synthase — protein sequence MTALHRQLPPLYPLFGSGQGDVESLARACLEGGARLLQLREKPPAQASSSLQEAWQKKTLHVARSLAALCRRHQALLIINDRADWVIPSQAHGVHLGQDDLSPQRARRLLGEKAIIGYSTHNQEQFAAAQDLPVDYLALGPIFRSPTKPGANPPLGLERLQTLCAASRLPVVAIGGINLQRALRVWEAGAASIAVISDIAGHPDPSARVRSYLQAYRRLRRA from the coding sequence ACGGCGTTGCACAGGCAGCTTCCCCCGCTTTATCCGCTTTTCGGCAGCGGCCAGGGTGATGTCGAGTCGCTGGCGCGGGCTTGCCTGGAGGGCGGAGCACGGCTGCTGCAACTTCGCGAGAAGCCTCCTGCGCAGGCGTCATCGAGCTTGCAGGAGGCCTGGCAAAAGAAGACTCTTCACGTGGCACGGTCGTTAGCCGCCCTGTGCCGCCGCCATCAAGCGTTGCTCATCATCAACGACCGCGCCGACTGGGTGATCCCCAGCCAGGCTCACGGGGTTCACCTGGGACAGGACGACCTCTCGCCGCAGCGAGCCCGGCGTCTTCTGGGGGAGAAGGCCATCATCGGCTATTCGACTCACAACCAGGAACAGTTCGCCGCCGCCCAAGATCTGCCCGTCGACTATCTGGCCCTGGGACCCATCTTCCGCAGTCCCACCAAACCGGGTGCCAATCCGCCCCTGGGACTCGAACGCCTGCAGACCCTGTGCGCCGCCTCCCGGCTGCCGGTAGTGGCCATCGGCGGGATCAACCTTCAGCGGGCCCTCCGGGTCTGGGAGGCGGGGGCCGCCTCGATCGCCGTCATCTCCGACATTGCCGGGCATCCCGACCCGAGCGCCCGCGTCCGCTCTTATCTGCAAGCCTACCGGCGCCTGAGGCGCGCCTGA
- a CDS encoding sodium-dependent transporter, which translates to MTITRKVEHFTSRWGLLLSVIGIAVGTGNIWRFPRIAAANGGGSFLVPWVVFLFLWSIPLIMAEFAIGKKTRYGTVGSFAVMMGKRYAWMGTFVGFVATAIMFYYSVVAGWCIRYFFLSASGQLLAETHHREAWEHFATSGWQPVLFHILAASIAAFVISRGVVGGIEKANRILIPALLLLIIISAIRAVTLPGAVAGLEYLFTPDLQALLDYRIWLQALTQNAWDTGAGWGLILTYAVYMRNREDVPLNAALIGFGNNSVSLLAGITIFCTVFATIPEQAAQVIREPGPANTGLTFIWIPHLFSHMTGGYFFACFFFLALTFAALSSLISMVELATRVLIDLGLPRRRALLMVYLGIVLAGLPSALSVTFFINQDWVWGMALMVSGLFISLAVISQGADRFRRENINSEGSDLKVGSWYNFVIRFLIPAQVVILVVWWFWQVIQADPTGWWNPWEAESVGTCLLQWSVVLAIFIAANRSISERTLKR; encoded by the coding sequence GTGACCATCACCCGAAAAGTCGAACACTTCACCTCGCGCTGGGGACTTTTGCTGTCGGTCATCGGCATCGCCGTAGGAACCGGCAACATCTGGCGTTTTCCACGCATTGCCGCGGCCAACGGAGGCGGATCGTTCCTGGTGCCCTGGGTGGTGTTTCTCTTCTTGTGGAGCATTCCCCTGATCATGGCCGAGTTCGCTATCGGCAAGAAAACCCGCTACGGGACGGTGGGCTCCTTCGCCGTCATGATGGGCAAGCGCTATGCCTGGATGGGCACCTTCGTGGGATTCGTGGCTACCGCCATCATGTTCTACTACTCGGTGGTGGCCGGCTGGTGCATCCGCTACTTCTTTCTCTCGGCCAGCGGACAGCTGCTCGCCGAAACCCACCATAGGGAGGCCTGGGAACACTTCGCCACCTCGGGCTGGCAGCCCGTGCTCTTTCATATCCTGGCCGCCTCCATCGCCGCTTTCGTCATCTCGCGCGGCGTGGTCGGCGGCATCGAGAAGGCCAACCGCATTCTGATTCCGGCCCTGCTGCTGCTGATCATCATCTCAGCCATCCGGGCCGTGACCTTGCCCGGAGCCGTGGCCGGACTGGAGTACCTCTTCACGCCCGACTTGCAGGCCCTACTCGACTACCGCATCTGGCTGCAAGCCCTGACCCAAAATGCCTGGGACACGGGCGCCGGATGGGGTCTGATCCTGACCTATGCGGTGTACATGCGCAACCGCGAGGACGTGCCCCTCAACGCGGCGCTGATCGGCTTCGGCAACAACTCGGTCTCGCTGCTGGCCGGCATCACGATCTTCTGCACCGTCTTCGCCACCATCCCCGAACAGGCCGCCCAGGTGATCCGCGAACCGGGACCCGCCAACACCGGACTGACCTTCATCTGGATCCCCCATCTCTTCTCTCACATGACCGGAGGCTACTTCTTCGCCTGCTTCTTTTTCCTGGCCCTGACCTTCGCCGCCCTCAGTTCCCTCATTTCGATGGTGGAACTGGCCACCCGCGTCCTCATCGATCTGGGGTTGCCGCGCCGCCGGGCTCTTCTCATGGTCTACCTGGGCATCGTGCTGGCCGGCCTCCCCTCAGCATTGAGCGTCACTTTTTTCATCAACCAGGACTGGGTGTGGGGAATGGCCCTGATGGTGAGCGGACTCTTCATCTCTCTGGCCGTCATCTCCCAGGGCGCCGACCGCTTCAGGCGGGAGAACATCAATTCCGAGGGCAGCGACCTGAAGGTGGGCTCCTGGTACAACTTCGTCATCCGCTTCCTCATTCCGGCCCAGGTCGTCATCCTGGTCGTCTGGTGGTTCTGGCAGGTCATCCAGGCAGATCCAACGGGCTGGTGGAACCCCTGGGAGGCGGAGTCGGTGGGCACCTGCCTGCTGCAGTGGTCGGTGGTTCTGGCCATCTTCATCGCCGCCAACCGCTCCATCTCTGAAAGGACCCTGAAACGATGA
- a CDS encoding two-component regulator propeller domain-containing protein, which produces MFFFSFTQTAWLWGSGLDPAKHLTQYSWDVWHSEDGLPQDSVRTILQSSDGYLWLGTHEGLARFDGASFSVFNQGNSNLPSNSISSLCETPDSTLWIGTSGGLVRRQGREMVPLSTEDGLSSNVVEHVFCSLSGDVWAATSGGGVSLYRDGRFQSFDRQQGLGGDNVLWIAEDPSGTIWAATQGGYLNALREGMVRIYGPDEGLPQATVRTVLVVADGSLWIGTQDGLFRRRSGGIEEIALPEQLEQERINVLYQDKRGAVWIGTSGGLARYFEGRFEVFTTEQGLSSNAVRAIFEDREGSLWLGTHDGLFRFKDGSVTTFSRKEGLPDDLVWGMQTTRDGGLWVATDRGGVALLKDSQVVQVFDRRHGLGSDSIWTLLVDRQDRLWVGTAQSGVYRLSGGRFRRILDGEGQGQILTLLEDRRDGSIWAGTSNGLLRLEGERIAASLTIDDGLPSNEIWTLHQDSRDQIWIGTRGGGLARYDAKGAIRIYTEEDGLRSNSIFAIHEERDGTLWIATDGGGLSRLRQGRFDNVGSKEGLFGNVIFSLLDDDRGRYWMSTPRGIFSVDRQRLHQVASGQDLDLSFERYDKTHGMKAYHYIGTDPSACKTRDGRLWFATQKGVSVIDPDVRHHNKLPPPVVIERLLVNGEERTLGPDLVLPPGSSNIEIEYTALSFLSPSRVRFRYKMSGLHQSWTETSERRTRFDRLPPGRYNFQLVACNNDGVWTSLPVSLSFGLQPHFYQTRIFLTLAALLIGLAAWAGIRLRVRGLRRRNRILSQEIHERKRAEKALRRSEERFRSYFEMPLIGFAITSPERRFIEVNERLCQILGYSRRELQDLSWPALIHPDDRDMALMAYNKLQEGELDSLSTERRYLNKEGKTIHVKLSTACVRREDGSLDHFVDIVQDLTESKRLEQQLRDSRKMEAIGRLAGGVAHDFNNILTVISGYGQLLRSAINGDKRLRNQVDSILDASQKAENLTRQLLAFSRRQVLDPRILDLNKTIREMKNLLKPLIGEDIRLTTRLCKDLEPVKVDAGQIQQVLMNLAVNARDAMPDGGTFHIETGNVTLREGEASKVVQVPAGDYVLVTVRDSGCGMDSQTQERAFEPFYTTKGKGKGTGLGLATVYGIVKQSEGYIFLDSALEKGTTFRLYFPPVKGAKPAARSSKAKPPKAEGRETILVVEDDDGIRQLIAAILSKKGYQCLEASNGTAALEKVEGHRGHIDLLLTDVVMPGINGKELARRLSSSLRGLKVVFMSGYTEDAIDRHGVLEPGTHFLQKPFTPASLVSLIREILDGTARPPRQSRSDDSQSEEVSEDSGSN; this is translated from the coding sequence TTGTTCTTTTTTTCCTTCACCCAGACGGCTTGGCTGTGGGGCAGCGGACTGGATCCCGCCAAGCACCTGACTCAGTACAGTTGGGACGTCTGGCACAGCGAGGACGGGCTGCCTCAAGACAGCGTCCGAACCATTCTTCAGAGTTCCGACGGCTACCTTTGGCTGGGCACCCACGAGGGGTTGGCGCGCTTCGACGGAGCCTCCTTTTCGGTCTTCAACCAGGGCAACAGCAATCTCCCTTCCAACTCCATCTCCTCGCTGTGCGAGACGCCCGACTCCACGCTCTGGATCGGCACCTCGGGAGGGCTGGTGAGGCGGCAAGGGCGGGAGATGGTCCCGCTCAGCACTGAAGACGGACTCTCCAGCAACGTGGTGGAACACGTTTTCTGCTCTCTCTCGGGCGACGTCTGGGCGGCCACCAGCGGGGGCGGCGTCAGCCTCTATCGGGATGGCCGATTTCAATCCTTCGACCGCCAACAGGGACTGGGCGGCGACAACGTTCTGTGGATCGCCGAAGACCCGTCCGGCACCATCTGGGCCGCGACTCAGGGAGGCTACCTCAACGCCCTGCGCGAGGGCATGGTACGCATCTACGGTCCCGACGAGGGACTGCCCCAGGCCACCGTCCGGACGGTGTTGGTGGTGGCCGACGGATCGCTTTGGATCGGCACTCAGGACGGGCTCTTCCGCCGCCGTTCGGGGGGCATCGAAGAGATCGCCCTGCCTGAGCAACTGGAGCAGGAACGCATCAACGTCCTCTATCAAGACAAGCGAGGCGCCGTATGGATCGGGACCAGCGGAGGCCTGGCCCGCTATTTCGAGGGAAGATTCGAAGTCTTCACCACTGAGCAGGGGCTCTCGAGCAATGCCGTGCGGGCCATCTTCGAAGACCGCGAAGGCAGCCTGTGGCTGGGCACTCACGACGGGCTCTTCCGCTTCAAGGACGGCTCGGTCACCACCTTCAGCCGCAAGGAGGGGCTCCCCGACGACCTCGTCTGGGGCATGCAGACGACTCGCGACGGAGGCCTCTGGGTGGCCACCGACCGGGGAGGCGTGGCTCTGCTCAAGGACAGTCAAGTGGTGCAGGTTTTCGACCGCCGCCACGGACTGGGAAGCGATTCGATTTGGACGCTGCTGGTCGACCGTCAAGACCGCCTGTGGGTGGGGACCGCCCAAAGCGGGGTCTACCGCTTGAGCGGGGGGCGTTTTCGGCGAATCTTGGACGGAGAAGGTCAGGGACAGATCCTGACGTTGCTGGAAGATCGCCGCGACGGCAGCATCTGGGCGGGAACCAGCAACGGCCTCCTGAGGCTGGAAGGAGAAAGGATCGCGGCCTCGCTGACCATCGACGACGGATTGCCCAGCAACGAGATCTGGACCCTTCACCAGGATTCCCGCGACCAGATTTGGATCGGCACCCGTGGCGGCGGGTTAGCGCGTTATGACGCCAAGGGCGCGATCAGAATCTACACCGAAGAGGACGGCCTGCGTTCCAACAGCATCTTCGCCATCCACGAGGAAAGGGACGGGACGCTCTGGATTGCCACTGACGGCGGCGGACTCAGCCGCCTGCGCCAGGGCCGCTTCGACAACGTCGGCAGCAAGGAGGGGCTGTTCGGCAACGTCATCTTTTCACTGCTCGACGACGACCGCGGACGTTACTGGATGAGCACTCCGCGCGGCATTTTCTCGGTCGACAGGCAGCGGCTGCACCAGGTCGCTTCGGGTCAAGATCTCGATCTCTCTTTCGAGCGCTACGATAAGACCCATGGGATGAAGGCCTACCACTACATCGGTACCGATCCCTCGGCCTGCAAGACCCGTGACGGCCGCCTTTGGTTCGCCACCCAGAAAGGCGTCTCGGTCATCGACCCCGACGTCCGCCATCACAACAAGCTGCCGCCGCCGGTGGTCATCGAGAGGCTGCTGGTCAACGGAGAGGAACGGACCCTGGGTCCCGACCTTGTGCTGCCGCCCGGTTCAAGCAACATCGAGATCGAATACACGGCCCTCAGCTTCCTCAGCCCGTCCCGGGTCCGTTTCCGTTACAAGATGAGCGGATTGCACCAGTCCTGGACGGAAACTTCCGAGCGGCGTACCCGCTTCGACCGCCTTCCCCCCGGCCGCTACAACTTTCAATTGGTGGCCTGCAACAACGACGGCGTGTGGACTTCGCTGCCTGTTTCCCTCAGCTTCGGACTGCAGCCCCATTTCTATCAGACCCGCATCTTCCTGACTCTTGCGGCCTTGCTCATCGGACTGGCGGCTTGGGCGGGAATCCGCCTGCGGGTGCGCGGATTGCGGCGGCGCAACCGGATACTGAGCCAGGAAATCCATGAGCGCAAGCGGGCCGAAAAGGCTCTCAGGCGCAGCGAAGAACGCTTCCGCAGCTATTTCGAAATGCCCTTGATCGGCTTCGCCATCACCTCCCCCGAGCGGCGTTTCATCGAAGTCAATGAACGGCTTTGCCAGATCCTCGGCTACTCGCGGCGGGAACTGCAAGACTTGTCCTGGCCCGCACTGATCCACCCCGACGACCGTGACATGGCTCTGATGGCCTACAACAAGCTGCAGGAGGGAGAACTGGACAGCCTCTCCACCGAGCGCCGCTACTTGAACAAAGAGGGCAAGACCATCCACGTCAAGCTCTCCACCGCCTGCGTGCGGCGCGAGGACGGAAGCCTCGACCACTTCGTCGACATCGTCCAGGACCTGACCGAGAGCAAACGGCTCGAGCAGCAGTTGCGCGACTCGCGCAAGATGGAGGCCATCGGGCGATTGGCCGGCGGCGTGGCCCACGACTTCAACAACATCCTCACCGTCATCTCGGGCTACGGACAATTGCTGCGCAGCGCCATCAACGGAGACAAGCGGTTGCGCAATCAGGTCGATTCCATCCTCGACGCCTCTCAGAAGGCCGAGAACCTGACCCGCCAATTGCTGGCCTTTTCGCGGCGCCAGGTCTTGGATCCGCGCATCCTCGACCTCAATAAGACCATCCGGGAAATGAAGAACCTGCTCAAACCCTTGATCGGCGAGGACATCCGCCTCACCACAAGGCTTTGCAAAGATCTGGAACCGGTCAAAGTCGATGCGGGACAGATACAGCAGGTGCTCATGAACCTGGCCGTCAACGCCCGCGACGCCATGCCCGACGGAGGCACCTTTCATATCGAAACCGGCAACGTGACGCTGCGCGAAGGCGAAGCCAGCAAGGTCGTGCAGGTCCCGGCCGGCGATTATGTGCTGGTGACGGTCCGCGACTCGGGTTGCGGAATGGACTCCCAGACTCAGGAAAGGGCCTTCGAACCCTTTTACACCACCAAAGGCAAGGGCAAAGGCACCGGCTTGGGGCTGGCCACGGTCTACGGCATCGTCAAGCAGAGCGAAGGCTACATCTTCCTGGACAGCGCGCTGGAAAAGGGCACCACCTTCCGCCTCTATTTTCCGCCCGTCAAAGGGGCCAAGCCGGCGGCACGCTCCTCCAAAGCCAAGCCCCCCAAGGCGGAGGGACGGGAAACCATCCTGGTGGTTGAAGACGACGACGGCATCCGCCAACTGATCGCGGCCATCCTGTCAAAGAAGGGCTATCAATGCCTGGAAGCCTCCAACGGCACCGCCGCCCTGGAAAAAGTGGAAGGCCACCGGGGCCATATCGACCTGCTGCTTACCGACGTCGTCATGCCGGGAATCAACGGCAAGGAACTGGCTCGCCGCCTGTCCTCCTCCTTGCGCGGCCTCAAAGTCGTCTTCATGAGCGGCTACACCGAGGATGCCATCGACCGCCACGGAGTGCTGGAACCGGGCACTCACTTCCTGCAGAAGCCTTTTACTCCCGCTTCGCTGGTCAGCCTGATCAGGGAAATCCTGGACGGCACCGCCAGGCCTCCGCGCCAGAGCCGGTCAGACGACAGCCAGTCGGAAGAAGTGAGCGAAGATTCGGGCTCCAACTGA